The Solanum stenotomum isolate F172 unplaced genomic scaffold, ASM1918654v1 scaffold26577, whole genome shotgun sequence genomic interval TGATTTACGTATTTGATATGTCATTGTTGATTTCATGACACTTTTTAAATGAGAAGTCATTTCTGGATATAATGTTTAAACAAATTTCCTTTGTTGCTCTTATAGTTTATCCTCTCACCATCATACATTGAATATATTTTagtaaagatacaatgaataatattaatttgattattaaGGAACAACGAACATtatgtataatgaatttatttttacaatgaatcattaaattttttattttattttacaatgaATCACACACACATTGtactttatatataataatttttctaaaatataaattcaataaatatgatacataatttaATAAGATATAATGATTTTGATGGTCTCACCtatattgatttaatttaatgagGTTTTACTTATATATGGAATAAGAAAAAGATCATTTAGTACTGATGTATTGGCTGTGTATAATTATACAATCTTTCATCTTATTATGTAGATAATAACAAACTTCCTTATATCACACGTTAAAAATTGACTACGTAGTGTGACCCCATATAACTTACTTTCCATGTAAAACTTGATGAGATTGAGAGTTGAGACCCcttcacatttttatttttttttgtgtgtctGATCTTGTTTGTATGCAGAAAAATCAAAGCGAGTGGAGATGGACATGAATTACCCGAAGATATTAGCTAATAATTTCAATAGCAatatggaagaagaagaagaatcggCGTTCATTGAAATGGATCCTTCACTTTCTCCATCTAAGAGATTCTCTAATGTTAATCGACATGATTTCAATTTTCCGATATCTGATCAGGAGGAAttgataatgaaaaataatatggcGGAGCCTTTGAATTCTGATGAACATAAGATATCTTCAGGGGTTGGGATATTTCAGAAATTGTTGGATTTTctgaagaaaatgagttttgggtgcaAAAGTGGTACTAGTACAAAGGTGCTGGAGGGACCAATGTTAATGAAGAAGTGGGAAAGTTCTGAAGGGACATCTTTGACTCCAAGGACAAGTATAGCTAATTATTCTGAAGAGGATTGGCGCAGATCTTGTGATTCTGAGGCATCTATTTATGAAGCTGTTCTTCATTGCAAAAGAACTATTAATGGTATCTCATACTCATCAACTTATGACTTAATTAATTTGGccctatatttaaataaaaagtaaggTTTTCTTTAGTAATTAATTTGATCCACATCTCCGATTTAGTGCTCCTCAATCAAATTCATAACTGTTTTTGCTTGTGTGTTCTctctttatatgattttaaacaATTCTCATATCATAAGTTAAATTTGGCAATTTATTTACTTTACAATATTcgtattaaattttatttgtctagTTTTGAACATGTTGGACATGTTAGAAGAATGAGCTGTTGTATATCTAGTATGTACAGCATTCTCAACATGTTAGAAGAATGAGCTGTTGTATATCTAGTATGTACATTCTTTTACAATTTTCTATCTCATGAACTAAAATTTTGGATTGAGTTTATTATAGGTCTAAAAAGCATTTTCTTGATAGTTTATACTATTACTCTATTAGTTTGGTATTAAGAAGTATTAATATATAGTTAAAGCATATAAACTACAATTATTATACACTACAATAAAAGATACATTTAGTggcaatatattttttttacaaacatTTAGCGATAATTGAGTTTAGTCATTATATTTAGAGTTACTAAAACCTTTAACGACATTTATATTAGAATGTTGATGGTACATATTCAGATCATATTATTACTGCTTAATAATTGCCGCTAACATACCTCCTTTATTCATTATACTGATAGTTAAAACTTAATTTGTCGTCTATTTCAGGTGATGAGTAATAAGTGAAGGTTTTTTTCAGTACTAGCAAGGAAGAAATGAAAGTCTACTTGAATGatatatagaagaaaaaaagacaagagatgtatgaaaaatattttgtttgtgttgttgaaagtttTGAGGAGACAAAGAATCTTAATGACTCACATTGTTTGTCCTTgtgttttctcttttctctcaagGAACAATCACGTTCCGACTTGGAAAATGTCTTGTTTTCTGCTTTGTAAAGTCATATATGTAATGATATTTTTATACTCTGGTTTTAATTTAAATGAcgttatttattaaatatgaaatttaaaaaaaaagcttttaaaatttataattttaaaggtGTCACAATATTTGTATATctagaagacttttaaaacttaagATGTCGAAATATGATGAGACAACAATCATATATGCATCTGAATTCaaacaaatttgaattttggagttcattttatatcatcatcataaaaaaattgataatgtTACTATTAGAAAAATCAAATTGTTTTTCTATAATACGATTTTCctaatatttgaaaatagaACTTACTATAAAAGATTGtgcatattttttttccctattCATTTTGTATGCGGCTAAGTAATTTCAACTCCTCCCTTTTTAATGCCCAACATAAACAATATGCAAATGAAATTCACATGAAAAATGTCCCCAAAAAACCAAGAATATTGATTCAtttaaatagatattttaaaaataatatt includes:
- the LOC125851508 gene encoding probable membrane-associated kinase regulator 6 codes for the protein MDMNYPKILANNFNSNMEEEEESAFIEMDPSLSPSKRFSNVNRHDFNFPISDQEELIMKNNMAEPLNSDEHKISSGVGIFQKLLDFLKKMSFGCKSGTSTKVLEGPMLMKKWESSEGTSLTPRTSIANYSEEDWRRSCDSEASIYEAVLHCKRTINGDE